In Paludibaculum fermentans, the genomic stretch GCTTCCGGCGGGACAGTGATCTGCGGTTCCAGCGCATCTCCGTCGCCGGTGACGATGTTCCCATCGCTATCCATTTGAAACTGTCCGGCCCGCGAGTATGCAATCTCCCCGTTCGCCCGGCGGATCTGGAAGAAGCCCCGGCCCTGGATCACCAGGTCCAACGGGTTGCCGGTCGAGGAGAAACTGCCCTGCGCGAAAGAGATCTCATTCGCCGAGACACGAGTTCCGAGTCCAAGCTGAAGTCCGCTGGGCACGACAGTCTGGGAGCCGGCTGCGGCGCCGGGTTGCACAAGCGTCTGATAGAGCAGGTCCTGGAACTGGGCGCGGCGCATCTTGTAGCCGACAGTATTGGCGTTTGCCAGATTGTGCGCGATGTTGTCGACGTTCGTCTGCTGCGCTTCCATGCCGCTGGCGGCGCTAAACAATGCTCGTATCAAGAGTTCTCTCCTTATTGGCTACGCGGTGACGCGGGCCACCTCTTCGACGGCGCGGCGGCTCATCTCCGCGCCGAGCTGGCTGGCTCTCTGCAGCGCCTCAAACTGTCTGAGCACTCCGACAAGCTTGACCGCGGCCTCGGATGCGGAATAGTTGGAAGCCTCGAGGCTGCCCTGCCGGACTTCGGCGCGCGCCTCGGTCAATCCCTGCACTCCACGGGCATCCAGGGAGAAATACAGCCCCTCCCTGCGTGCGGCCTGCGCCTTCGAGCCCAGGTTGACGAGCTTGAGGCGGCCCATCGCCGCTCCGTCCTGCCGCACAGTGCCATCGGGATCGACTGAGAAGGGGGCCTCCGGGTTCAGCCGGATGCGCCGCGGCTCGACCGTGGAGAGCGCGTACCCATCCATGGTGGTAAGGCGCCCGTCGCGAGTGACCTGAAGCCGGCCGTTGCGCGTGAGCAGCGTGCCGTTGGGGCCATCGACCTGGAAGAAGCCTGTTCCAGACAGGGCCAGGTCCGTGCTGTTGCCGGTCGAAGTCAGCAGCCCTTGTCCGTAGTCGGTGTGATGCGTTTCGATCACCGGCGCGCTGGTCTGGGGAATGCCCCCCTCCTCGGACGCGAGTAGGCTTTCCTCGGCCATGTACAGGCTATAGGCCTCCCGGTCCGCCTTGAATCCCGGCGAGGAGACATTGGCCAGGTTGTTTGCCAGGAGGTCGAGCGTTTCGAGCCGTGAGCGCATGCCCGCGGCGGCGGTCGTAGTGAGTGGGTCCATCGGACAATCCGCGATTACCAGAGCAATTGTGGGACCAGAAAAAAGCAACGAATTCAGCGCAAAAAGCCGATGTGAACTTCAAAGCGGAACAAGCTGAAGCTCCGTTCGGTGCCAATTCGGCACAGTGTTCCGAATAGGGAAAGCGCAAGCTGTTGAGGCTGAGCGACCTTGCGTATGGTCTTCCGCTTGCATGGGTGCATTGCGTGAATGCGATGGCCTTCAGCCCGGATGCGGCACTGATTCATCAAGCAGTGATGCAAGGAACGAGAAGTGTTCCGGAGCCTGCCTCGACACCTGCTCAAGCCACAGAAGAACTCGGGGCGTTTTTATCGGCATTAATTGAGAATTACGGGTCTGAAAAGCCGATATACACAAATGAAGCAGGACCGCCCGAGGCTGCTGGAGGGTCCTCCTCTTGCCCCCGGAAACGGAGTGCGCGCAGTCAGGACCCGTGCGATCCAGTTGGGGACCGCGTGGCTTCACGAGATGCGGCGGCAATGACCGGGCTCAACTTCTTCCCGGCGGCTGTGTTCGTGCCTCCGGTCGATCATCCATTCTCCTGGATGGTGCCGGCCAGCGCCGGCTTGCATGAGGTGGCCACGCAACCCGAAGAGAATTGCCAGCAGGAGCTGCAGGATGCCGGTGCTCCGGAGACCGCTCCTGTAAGGACGCAACGGGCTTCTGCGAGTGGGACTGAACTGCCCTTTCAACTCACGGTGCCTGACAACCCGGATGTCGCGCGACCTCCCTCCGTGGGCGCGACGGATGCTCGCGATGCGCTGCCGGTTCCAGATCGGAAGCCTGCCTCTCCGGTGCCGGAAGCCGTCACTCGGGAGAGGCGGCCGATCAGGGCTGGGGAACTGCCCGGAGCCCAGGTTCAAAAGCGTGGACCGGCAACGACGGAGCGGAAACCTCTGCCGGAAGTCATGACCGGCGAGATGCGGCCTCGATTCGTCCAGGTCGAGACGGCTCAGGATACTCCATCGCGATTGCTGGACCGGGTGGCACCGCAAACCGCGGACCCTGCCGTGGCCCAGCTCTCGGCGCAGGTCACGGCGGCGTCCGACAGGCATCCTGCCCGGCCCGGCATTCTACTGCGTGAATCGGCAGTCCAGGACACGAAGGGCGATCGGCCGGAGGTGCCAGGCGGCACCCCTGCCCCCGCTGTTGGCGCGAGTTCCGCGGAAACGCAGGACCACGCCGGTTCAGACCAGAATCGGGATGCTGACCGGCAGGA encodes the following:
- the flgG gene encoding flagellar basal-body rod protein FlgG, translating into MIRALFSAASGMEAQQTNVDNIAHNLANANTVGYKMRRAQFQDLLYQTLVQPGAAAGSQTVVPSGLQLGLGTRVSANEISFAQGSFSSTGNPLDLVIQGRGFFQIRRANGEIAYSRAGQFQMDSDGNIVTGDGDALEPQITVPPEAQSITIGSDGTVSYSLPGQTAAQLGGQIQLANFTNPSGLNSIGKNLYAPTDASGEPTLGTPGGQEGLGALLQGYVEQSNVSVVEAFVDLIVSQRAYEANSKVVKAADEMYQQVNNMTR
- a CDS encoding flagellar hook-basal body protein, which produces MDPLTTTAAAGMRSRLETLDLLANNLANVSSPGFKADREAYSLYMAEESLLASEEGGIPQTSAPVIETHHTDYGQGLLTSTGNSTDLALSGTGFFQVDGPNGTLLTRNGRLQVTRDGRLTTMDGYALSTVEPRRIRLNPEAPFSVDPDGTVRQDGAAMGRLKLVNLGSKAQAARREGLYFSLDARGVQGLTEARAEVRQGSLEASNYSASEAAVKLVGVLRQFEALQRASQLGAEMSRRAVEEVARVTA